A region from the Rhodothermales bacterium genome encodes:
- a CDS encoding UPF0175 family protein, whose product MTVSIDIPDEAGVDEHFLKEALAASLYYTGKLSQKQARNVLGMTRRAFEEMLPRYGYSILVDSPSNLDIERGA is encoded by the coding sequence ATGACAGTATCCATCGATATTCCAGACGAAGCCGGCGTGGATGAGCACTTTTTGAAGGAAGCCCTCGCCGCCTCGCTCTACTACACGGGCAAGCTTTCGCAGAAGCAGGCCAGAAACGTGCTTGGCATGACACGTCGCGCCTTTGAGGAGATGTTGCCCCGTTATGGCTATTCCATCCTTGTGGATAGCCCGTCGAATCTTGACATCGAACGGGGCGCGTGA
- a CDS encoding NAD(P)H-binding protein codes for MPHQAAIILGASGSVGSALLDEVERSARFSPVIVVVRRPLGLPGNTKVEELIVPDMGPDTIIVSVVDALNRLPVEAVGFSVLGVGAGTAKLSLEQHRAIDVDLNAAFTRGLKESGKVRHLAFMSAVGADINARMTGSGAAGMSRYARVKAEAEAAVQRRGPDVVSIFRPSTILGSQHTPRLVSMAASLLAPLTPARFRPIRTTEIAQAMVACALNTPSESAVYHHPEMKALVV; via the coding sequence ATGCCTCATCAAGCCGCCATCATCCTGGGAGCATCGGGTTCGGTAGGTAGCGCGCTGCTGGATGAAGTGGAGCGCTCCGCTCGGTTCAGCCCCGTGATCGTCGTCGTCCGCCGACCCCTTGGGCTTCCCGGTAACACGAAGGTCGAAGAGCTGATCGTCCCCGACATGGGTCCGGACACGATCATCGTGTCCGTGGTCGACGCGTTAAACCGGCTTCCGGTGGAAGCGGTTGGGTTCAGCGTTCTGGGCGTCGGAGCCGGCACCGCAAAGCTCTCGCTGGAGCAGCATCGGGCCATCGACGTCGACCTCAACGCCGCCTTTACCCGGGGACTGAAGGAGTCCGGCAAGGTCCGTCACCTTGCCTTCATGTCCGCGGTAGGGGCCGACATCAACGCGCGTATGACCGGCTCGGGCGCTGCCGGCATGAGCCGCTACGCCCGGGTCAAAGCAGAGGCGGAAGCGGCCGTGCAGAGGCGAGGACCCGATGTGGTGAGCATCTTTCGGCCGTCTACCATCCTGGGCTCCCAGCACACGCCTCGCCTGGTCTCCATGGCTGCGTCACTCCTTGCTCCGCTCACGCCGGCGCGGTTTCGGCCCATCCGAACAACCGAGATCGCCCAGGCTATGGTTGCGTGCGCGCTGAACACGCCTTCCGAGAGCGCGGTATACCACCACCCTGAGATGAAAGCGCTGGTTGTATAG